In the Fusobacterium sp. IOR10 genome, one interval contains:
- a CDS encoding IS3 family transposase, which yields DYYNNQRIKIKLKGLTPAEYRNQSLN from the coding sequence TTGATTATTATAATAATCAGAGAATTAAAATAAAATTAAAAGGATTAACTCCTGCAGAATACAGGAATCAATCCTTAAATTAA